From uncultured Desulfobacter sp.:
TAGGCCAGTTCGGCCCATGGCTGTTATTTAGGGATAAAATAAATAATTCTTGATTTGTATATTTATTGTGTATATAATCCACAGGTTATGCTTGTTGTATTGACATGATTATAATTTTGTGCTTCGGCGGGAGGTAAAAATATCTAAGCGAGTTAAGCAGGATCAGACAAGAGTGAATAAGGGGATCAGAGCCACTGAGGTAAGGGTTATCGGTTCTGATGGTGAACAGATAGGGGTTTTGCCTATCGCTGAGGCGTTGCGTATTGCCCAAAACGATGAGCTGGATTTGGTTGAAGTGTCTCCGGATGCCAGGCCGCCTGTCTGCAAAATAATGGATCATGGAAAGTATAAGTACGAGCTGACTAAGAAAAAACAGGAAGCCAAAAGGAAACAAAAAAGTGTCCAGATTAAGGAGATCAAGGTCCGTCCCAAAACAGGCGATCATGATCTTATGACCAAGGTCCGGCACGTAGATAAATTTATTTCCAATGGTGATAAGGTAAAAATAACCCTGGTTTTCAGAGGACGCGAGTTTATGCTCAGGGAGCAGGCCAACGTCATTTTGGAAAAAATAGTGGAAATGACCAAAGACTTTGCCCAGGTGGAGCAGTTTCCCAAGTTTGAAGGGCGGGTCATTACCATGTTGCTTGGTCCCAAATAAGAGATCCGGGGGGATAAATACTATAGGCCTTGCACCGAATTTTTATTT
This genomic window contains:
- the infC gene encoding translation initiation factor IF-3, producing the protein MNKGIRATEVRVIGSDGEQIGVLPIAEALRIAQNDELDLVEVSPDARPPVCKIMDHGKYKYELTKKKQEAKRKQKSVQIKEIKVRPKTGDHDLMTKVRHVDKFISNGDKVKITLVFRGREFMLREQANVILEKIVEMTKDFAQVEQFPKFEGRVITMLLGPK